The genome window GGACACCAGCACGGCCTCAGTCCTCCCCAGGGCTCTGGTGGTGGCTGTCCCCCCCTCCTGTCCCTTGCCACTGCCCCGTGTGCCCGCAGGGGCAGCAATTCCTGCTGGCTTGCCCCGTGTCCTGCTGGAAGGAGCCCGCAGTGAGCCCAGCCCCggctcccagcctgtccccagccctgtgtccctgctgccagtCGCTGTGTGGGACAGGCACGGTCCCAGCTGAGCCCGGCGGTGGGCTCACGGCCACGCCAGCTGTGATTtcagcagccccagcatccaGGTAAGGGACAGATCTCCTGCTGCCCGCCCCGTGTGTCTCCTGCCAGGCTCTGAtttgcagggctggctgcaccAAGCCCTCCTGCACCACCATCCTTGAGCTGCTGTGAGCACAAACCCCATCCTGCATCCCCGGACCCCACAAACCCTGCCTGCCTGGACCCCTGCTcctccaccccatcccacccccccagacctgccctgctcccggGCAGCGTCCCCGTGCTGCCGAACTCACACAGCGCCTCATCATGGCTCGCAGGCTCAGCAGGAGGTTGCCCAGGTCGCCCATGCTGTGCTGGTGCTCAGTGCTGGTCCTCATGGCGCTGGGCAGCACCTCCTCCATGTAGAAGCCCATCATCTCCGACACCGACTGGCAGCCGAGCCTCCCCTGGGGGACACGAGGGGGGAGCCTGCTTGGGGACGGCCACCAGCACCGCGTACAaaccagagctgggctgggagccacGCTGGCCACGGGGCAACCTAGTGCCAGCCCCGCCACAGCCACGCGTGTCCCAGGCCAGCCTGGCGTGACAGCAGCACACGCCCCCGTTTCCAGCCGGCTTCCCTTCTTAGGAAACGCCTGCCCGAggatggggaaggaggaggaactCGCGGGGGAATGAGATTCTTACCTTGATTTCCTCCAGCAGGTCAGAGCTGAGCAGTTGGATGCTGAGGTCGTCATCTTTGGATTGCTGGGGGAGGATGGGATTGAAAAATGAGCTTTTTCAGGCAGGCGGTCAGCTCTTCCCATTTGCCCTGACAGATGATCCTTGCCTTGCTTGCATTTAGGGtctccctgcagcagaggcagggggcAGCCGGTGCACAGTGTGAGCAGAgcacagtgacagcaggcagAGGGGCCACTCTGCTCCTCAGCCTGGCAGCACAAGGGCTGTTAGGTCAGGCCAGCAAGAAAATGAAATCACAGCCTTTGGTGCCATTGAATTTGTCAATGTGAAACTCCCCGGGCTGAGCTGGAGCCGCTCGCTCTCCTCAGCTGCACGGGGTGGTGCTGTCTGAGGGTGCTGCTGCACACAGCAAAGCTCTCCagagaggtgccagagccctggcagcccctgggagccagcccagcctctCGGCCAGGGCAGGAGGGTTCAGTCCCCCCGCTTCGGGTACCCCTGTGAGCCTCCTGTtgatggggaaaaggggagttTGTTCTCGAGGTGGGGCACCGGCTGCAGTGGGGCGGGCTGGCACCACCCAAAGCATTAAAGCCTTAAAAACTGTCCTGAGAGGTTAAAAATATCCCTCCCCAGCATTATCTGGGAGATTCACAGCCAGCTGAACATCTAAAATCTTGCCCGTGTTCGTTTGATGACAAACACAAGCCATGTCATTAGCTTGAGATTTGATCTGGAGAATGATCTTGTTTTATTGCTAAAACACATTGACATGGGCTAAaacagcaacagggctgtgaccAAGCACCTCTACCAGCCACGGCAGATGCTCTGAGGGCATCGTGTGCTGTTTGCTCAGCAGCCCTGAGGCTcctgaggtgcagggcagggacCTTGCACAGGCTTCAGTGCGGGTGTTGTGGTCCTCCCCTGACAAAACACCTTTTGCAGGTTTTGTGgctctttcaaataaaaaaaatctgcaggaaaatatttcccttttcaCCTGGCACTGACTTCAGCAGGGCTGGACCTGGTTGCCCTGAAGAAAAAACTATTTCCTTCCTATTAATTCAGTGATTAACTTGGTTTGCAATATTTCGGGGGAAGCTTGGCTAGAAAGTTTTGCAGAGGTTCATTATGAAACCTCGAGTTCAttgttaatgaaaaaaataggaagaaaagcCTGACAGATTTTCTCTCAGTGAGCAACGAAACCGAGCTGCCCTTAACGCAACGCAGCCAAATCATTTCTGCTGGGAGGAAactcttccccctcctccagATCCCAGAGCCTTGCAAGAAAGGTAAAAACCAGAAGACAAAATAACGATACTTACAAAATAATCCTTAATTTCCTCAAACTTGAGCCTCAGCTCTTTGAGCTTGGCGGGCAGGAGCTCGGGGAAGTgcaggcaggagggctgggcgcgggcgggcgcggtgcccagcagcagcaggagcaggatgggCACGGCTGTGCCCCTGGAGCAGGTCCTCAtgctgtggggcagggctgctcccctctgctgcagctctcgATGGATCCCACGGGAGGGTACAAAGCAGATCTGCAGCTTTCACCTTGATGGAGCCCCTAATTTATACATCACTCCATTTCCTCTCCCCATTTCCTGACGAGCAATATTGGGGTTTTAAGTCAGTATTAAGCCCAAATGTCACTTGGGTTTCCCGTCAACTTGGGTTTCCTGTCCTCTCCTCACACCCCATCAATTTTTTTGTGCTTAgactctgcatttttttttttacattgctTGTTTCTTGTAAATTTAGCTGTGGCTGAGGAGGAAAGCTGTAGAGACACACAAGCCAAGGTGCTGCGTGATGTTAATTTATCCTCACAgttccattttttatttttagatcaATGTTGTATtgttggggggggggaaagTGTTGCTACTTTTAAATCTCAGTATCAAACCTGCAGAGAGCATCACTCAGCAGAATTGCTTTTCATGAAGTGTACaaattctctgtctcttcctttaGCATTCTAATCTGCAAACACACATCATCACCTgaaatcttcatttttcattcattgggttttttcttttcttctttttattttttttttcagttaatgCACATGCCAGCTGAAGCCAATGTGAATTTTCACTGCTCAGCAAGCTCAGTTTGTGCTCCCAAACATCAGCTGGATGCCAAGTGGATCCCAGGGCaggatcccagccctgctctggtcCCTTGTGGATCCTCCAGGGCAGGATCAGGATTTGTGCCACTACTTTGATGCGTGGTGTTAAAGTGCATGAGCGGGtgataaaaattcattttccagGCTTTTAAATCTTATTTTGTTTCCTAGAAATGGACAGCAGCCCCATCCAAGCAGCAGCATGTCCTGTCTTAGCTGGGACTTATTGTCCCAGCTGTGATAAAATTGTCCCTTCAGAGCCACAGAGAATTCCTGTGACGTCTCCCCATTTTCCGtttccctctcttttctcctctctttctaTATCTATTTTAGCCCACGCCCCATGCTTCCTTGGGATAAAGATTTCACTTATTTATTCAGGAATTTGGCATCCAAGAAAGTGAGAG of Anomalospiza imberbis isolate Cuckoo-Finch-1a 21T00152 chromosome 26, ASM3175350v1, whole genome shotgun sequence contains these proteins:
- the IL10 gene encoding interleukin-10 translates to MRTCSRGTAVPILLLLLLGTAPARAQPSCLHFPELLPAKLKELRLKFEEIKDYFQSKDDDLSIQLLSSDLLEEIKGRLGCQSVSEMMGFYMEEVLPSAMRTSTEHQHSMGDLGNLLLSLRAMMRRCHRFFTCEERSRSMEHIKETFSRMNKNGIYKAMGEFDIFINYIEKYLTMKRRN